In the genome of candidate division KSB1 bacterium, one region contains:
- a CDS encoding DUF4416 family protein: AQKIYLDHGIYADPTLWYEKGKFEPYPFAFPDFKTNLYEKAFQHIRVLYKGQCRKLNST, encoded by the coding sequence ACGCCCAAAAAATCTACCTCGACCACGGAATCTACGCCGACCCGACTCTCTGGTATGAAAAAGGTAAATTTGAACCGTACCCGTTTGCTTTCCCGGATTTTAAAACCAACTTGTATGAAAAGGCATTTCAGCACATTCGGGTTTTATACAAAGGGCAGTGTCGAAAACTGAATTCAACCTAA
- a CDS encoding DUF1761 domain-containing protein — MNIKKLILASLAGGVVTFLLGGLWHAIILADFYETHSAALARPEPNMMMVALGSLVIAVLMAYTYPIGYKGGSAVKEGFRFGALVGLIWVLPVSLIFSGVWNYPLVAVIVDSAWHIVEQGVVGIVIALIYGTAAASSE; from the coding sequence ATGAACATTAAAAAATTAATTCTGGCGTCGTTGGCAGGCGGTGTGGTTACATTTCTGTTAGGGGGTCTCTGGCATGCGATTATTTTGGCAGATTTCTACGAGACGCATTCGGCGGCTTTAGCCCGGCCTGAGCCAAATATGATGATGGTGGCGCTTGGCAGCCTGGTCATCGCTGTTTTGATGGCCTATACCTACCCAATTGGTTACAAAGGTGGATCGGCTGTTAAGGAAGGCTTTCGATTTGGCGCCCTTGTCGGCCTGATCTGGGTTCTGCCGGTGTCGCTCATTTTTAGTGGCGTTTGGAATTATCCTCTGGTCGCGGTGATCGTGGATTCGGCCTGGCATATTGTTGAGCAAGGCGTGGTCGGAATTGTGATCGCCTTAATTTATGGCACCGCTGCCGCGTC